GATATGACATTCTTGGGATCAAGCAGACATTGTTTGGGTATTGGACAAAAAAAAACATATGAATAAATTCGTCAATGACTTTATCCTGGGTGCTCAGAAGTCATAAGTCATAAGTCATAAGTCATAATCAACTGTGCTATTTCAGGCTCTTTTCTACAAGTGATTTGCAGGGGCTGATGTTGGTTTCCTAGAGTAGCATGACAAGTTTTCAACATCAAAAAAGAAAATATTCAACATTTCAACTTCAATAATTTAGTCACATGACAGTCGTGCAAATTATGACATACAAGAGATGCATATATGCGTTCATGATTTCAAGGTTGAAATCGCAATGTACTTTTCATTAAGATACTATGTTTAGCACTCTTCTGATTGTTAGGATGATTCATAAAATTTTGTGGATTCTTATAGCGATCTGAGTTAAGACCAGCGTGTTAGAAAAAAGAAGGCTAACTAAACCTAAGATATTCTGTATAAGTTAGCTAAGCTAAAAACTGCTGTTTTGCCTCCACTCCCCTCGACCTTAAGCAAGAAAAGGAATTCAGCTACTTTAAATCAGACCGAACTGATTGAGTGACTAATACTTTGAAATATCATCCCTACACAAAGTCATGTAGCAAGTAGTGCTCTACTGCTCTTCCTTGTGACAAAAAAAGGGGGATCGGATGTGTAGAGTCTTTCATGGTGTAAAAAACAGATAAGAGGTTATTTGCGGATAGCAAACTAGTCTAACACCTtcctaaaataaaccaaacttCACTCGAAACACAAGAATGTAAAACTCACCTTCCCAAGAGTATTTGCTGAAAGTGGGGCAATAACCATGATGTCAGCCCATTTACGGAGCTCGATATGCAGAACATTGTCACCTATTTTTCTCCAACTGGACCATTCATCCTCATCGGTGTACAGGACTACATCCTCGGGAATCGTAACTCTATCGATGAAATGCAAAGCCGACTTTGTGGCCACAGCTTTAACTTCAGCCCATTCAGAAAAACAATGGCAGAGGTTCCCAAACTTGATTGCAGCAACACTTCCACTAGCAGCAAGAAGGATCCTGGGTCTCCTCGGCATTGTGTTTGTCTGTACAGGTTCCAACTGAAGGGCATTCACAGGCTCTGCCTGTGCCATCACCTATCAACAAAGGAATTACAGTGAGTCACTTGTAAAGCGGTTTATACTAGATAATTGGAAAGTCATCTACAAGTCCACAACACATAGCAGTTGCTAAAAAATTCTTTTAAAGGGGTGtgatggaataaatcaaaatgggcCACTAAAGTGGCTGCGCTTCTTTCTATTGTGAAGTATTAGTCCTTCGCTGCAATTCTCGATGCAATTTCAATCTTGAGTCATTCGGAAACAGTCTCTTTGTGTTGCTGACACAAGGGTAAGACAACATACATCCGAGTTCcgaccccccttaccccgcaatttgcgggagccattgaggcactggggtaatgttctTCTTGTTGTTGGGAGAGTAATACTAAGGTGATACCACCTTGCCAAAGTATTTGTGAAAGAACTTTTGGACATTTCACTGGCATGGGACTTCGTTTAGTTTGTAAAGGTAGAATGCAGTGGAAGAGAAGTACCTAAAAAGTGTAATCGGAAATTATCGTAAAAAAAAATGTCAACTTTTCACAGAAAGTAAATTATCTGAACTTCTGCAAACTATCTGTGCAGCATTGTTCAGCTTAGAAGCACAGCCTTCTTTAGGGGATAAAGAAAACAGGAGCTGAAAGTGCGAGACCATAAACTTTGAAGCCTAACTCTCATATCTCAAACAGGCAAGCAAAAAAAGACTAAATTCAAGAACACTCGAGGAGATTAAAAGAGCCTAAATGTAACCGTAAGTCGGTAACCCAGTGAACTCCAACGTCCAATGTTAAAGTCATAGAGAAGACGAGGAATCAAAGAGTAGGTAAAGCCTACAAACTTTAACAAGGCCCAACTTATCCAAGTAAAAGGACTTCACCATGATAGGATCGCCAGAGTACAAACACTAAAACGGAGCATTATAGAGGGCAAAAATTTCAGCTTCAACGCTTGCTAATGCCTAAACTTCTTCATAGTTAATTTTAGCACCAAGTGGCGAGTACTTTGTCAAAACCCTATTCCCACATTACCTCTCAATTCACAGTTACAGATACTTACATCTACACCACCTATGGGTTCCACGAACAACAGAAACATCAACGTTATCCCAGTGCCTCAAGGGCTCGGGAAAATTGTACTGTAAGTTGGGGGGTACTCAGctttacccttgtgttagcaacataATGAGATCCACTTATAACACTAAAAAAAGGCTAGACAGGCCCTTCCGATATAATACACCGGAAACAAAACTAAGCATACCCTCAGGCCTCACTAGTCACTTCAGACCATAAAACACAGAAACAAAGGGAAACAGATTTCCAATCATACTAATGAAAAGTAGCATTCTTCATAGAAATAAACCGTATTTGCTACTTAGTCACCGCTAAATAGATGTCATAGTTTCATGCTAAAACTTCTCGAGTTCACTTCTCTCCTAACTCTAGGAGTATTCAGTCAATATATCAGTAAAGACCAGAAAACCCACAGAAAGCAGAACTCCAGTTTTTTGCCTACATCAAACGCACATTCTAAGTTGATTATAATTAATAAAGAGTCTTCTCTGCATCGTATTTGATACGGCATATATAAGTAAATAAGAACTGAACGAGAAAAACTGCCAATGTTGATGAAAAACTGGCTTGATATAGTTACATGTGTGCTTACAAAGATGTAATGTGGTGCACGCTTAAAAGGGTTATAAGACATCTAAACTCTACTCATCCTCTTCTTTAATAAAGTCCCCATTTCACAGCCACTATACTACATTTACATTCAGTAACCCTAACGCCTTGAAATTGTTTTCTCTAAACTCTAAGGACTATGCTAAGCTGTTGTCTATGCAATAAAAATTCCATAACAAGGAAAAGAGGGAAATTCACGGAATAAATATATGCAAGCTAATCAAATAATGGTAAAGTCTGAGACAACAAGCAATACTAAGTACTAACTACTAACCCAATCTTTCAAGTGTACAGTCAGAAAGCCAACCATCTCGAACTTTTGAAACATCCATTAACTAGCCAACCATGTTCGATATAGCACAAATTTTCTCTATTGAGTCATCACACATCATAACCAGCTAATTTCACTCTACTACCACACTAACCTATAACTTTTCATGCTACTCGTAAGTCGTAGCAGACACTGCGCTCCAAAATGAAGAAGATAACAGTTTGAGCTGAAACACACAAGTCACAATACTATTTTTTCCCTTTTCTACTCCTCAAACTGCATAAATACACcttaaaatacaaaaaataaatgaaaatccGAGCTTAAAATAAGACAGTTAACCAAGAAAACTCATACAATGTGCATCAGTTGCTAAGCTGACAGATATAAATCCTCCGTTTTAACTGATTCTTTATATTTGATTGAAGTATTACTCACAAAAGAATAAAAACGTAAAGAACCGGTTGAGACGGAGAAAGTGAAATCAACCAAAACCAAAAACCCTATGATCATAAACCTTCACTTAATTGAACTTCATCAACAATTCAGAAACAAGTAAAgttcaaacaaacaaacaaacaaacaataaatCAGAGATTTCCATCATATATATCATCAAATTCTCAAACTTTATGCAAAACCCAGAAATTCCCACAACATAATTACAACAAAGATCCAATCTTTATGCAAAATAGAAATGTAAAGAGCTAAAATTCAATCAAAAATGTATGAAATGGGGGAGAAATGTATACCTTATAGAGTTATAATTCAAGATTTAAGTAATTCCAGATGCTTGAATTCTAATTTGGGTAATTATGGACCTAAGAAATTAATAGAGTGAAATTGATCTTTATAATTGAAGTGGCAATTGAGTGTTGAATTGGGGATATTTTGATACAGGAGTAAACCCTAGCTAAAAGGCTACAATTTCAATTAAATTTGGAGGGAATTCCCAAACAACGTATTGACTCGACAATTGTTGTTGAAAGTTGTAAAATTGCGGGTCGTTGCTAACTTGCTATGTCAcggtagggatggcagtgggtcggggaccctaCCCAGATTTTGAGGGTCGGACCTtaatgggtcgggtatgaatctcattttttcagacccaatgggtatgggtcgggtatgggtcttaagaaaatatttcgggtttgggtccgagtctaagttatgagactcatacccgacccttagaccctttattaaagaaaaaacaaaaatcaaaatcacaacttttTTTGAATTCATACTGACAGACTGTGGAAACCCAACTAatgtctctttctcttccctcatcccataaagttataaaactcaaccaaactcttacaataccaccactccaccactgacacaaaaaaaccaccaccacagcactgatacgcgactgacaaccacctctctaataggcggcgaccgacaaccaccattaacggcagattaataaacgCATAATGTTAAattagtatgaatttttttttttaatattatagaccccataaATGTCTTAATTCTTAAAGTGGTGAAATTAACTCATGGAGACCTGGACTCTACCCTTACCCATAAGGTcagggtatgggtcctcaaattttagacccttgcgggtgcAGGTGAAATGGTCAAAGGAAAATATCGGGTCGAATTAAGGTTTGGCGGGCCTATCCAGActctacccattgccatccctagtcaCGACTTCACGCCCCCTAATTAGGGATTTATGGTCCATTTTAAATTATTTGGGGTCAATGATCTACGTCAtcatttccatttttttttttccaatttttgggTAAAGCTGTCAAGGTCTCTAGTGGCTTGTATCCCTACTACTTCTATGTTGTAGTCCCTGCTGCATATCACTACCATTTTGTAGTGTACCTTACTGCAAGTTTTTAATGTTGTTGGCATAAAGCCGTTGACTTTCTCAGCGTATTTGCACCTGcattttgtggttttttttttaaataaaacagATAAAGCCTCTAAGTATCTTAGCGGCTTATCCTCTACTCTATTTTTCTAAAAGCTACCGATGTTTGGACGATGGTATTTTGTGAAGCCGTTACGGACCTTAGCAGCTTTACCCAAAAActagaaaaaaaatgaaagtgaTGATGTGGAACTATTGGTCCCAAATAGTTTGAAATGGACCATGAATTCCTAATCAGTTTGTTAAATAACCCCATTATCTAAAaaattcttcattttttttcataAATATCTCATTTTGGCCTTATTTTGTCTGTTTGGATAATGTAAATTTCTTCATTTGTTATTAAACGATAATCTAAAAACGAAGATTAAGAATGAAAAAACTTTCGTAGCTTTGTGTTCGGATGttctattttaaaaaaaaaaaaaaaaaattcaatcgcTTATCTCGACGAGATGAACGCCGTGTTAGAAAATGATTCCTGATCCATTTGTGTGATTTTCACGAATGTGTGAAAAGTGTATGATTGGGTATTATTGCGGGTGTCATGCATGTATCTAGGTGATGCCGACTATACACAAATACTACTATATAACCAGTTGTATAATGAGCATTGTACAACCCtatacattaatccgagcttatgtataatttttctgggttttgtaagagtttattttttttatgtttaagtgtgtgagttcaaaaactttacagcatagctcagattcttttaaacaaaactcgaaaacttcaGTACACAACTCGGATTCTACATCATACAACAAGTTGTATAATCTTGCCGACTATGTCCCTTTAACAACCGCCAAGAGCGTACTGCTTCTACGCAATTCTTTCTAGCTCAAATATTACGTGTCTTGCTTTTAAATACAATGTTAAGGAAGGTAAGGAAGCGGTAATGTCGGAGGCGAATGAGACGGACTCGGAGGTGGAAGTAGAGGACACAGACGACGATGATGACGATTTACAAAGGTTTAAGGCTCTATTGAGTTTTGACTATCTTTTGCGACTAGTTATCCGAGTCAGGTCATTTATAGTATGATAATGATAGGTAGAGGAAACCAACACCGACAATAATAATGGTCTGCTAATACCTAGATGGATCAGCTTGGCTGATGAGTAGGAGAGGGACTCGGAGGTGGAAATGGAAGAAATTGATGAcggcgaggaggaggaggacgatccACTAATACTTAAATGGGTCTTTTGAGCGTCCCTAGAAAACAAATCACTCGAGTCAGAATATTTGGTCAAGACTGTTCTTTTATAGGTTTTGAATGTTGTGTTCAGTCATGACTCGGGTCAATTTAAGTCCAATTAGTTTTATAAAGTCCGCTCTTCACTAAGGTCTCTCCCAATACACAAATGTTAAGAGGTAAGACGAATAGACAAAAGCAGAATGCATAGGGAAATTATCTGTTTCGACAAAATACTCAAATATTTTCTAAAAACCCCGAGTTCTCCAAACTTAAATTGCTTATCTTTTCATAGTCTACAATATTTGGGGTTTACAAGTGAGCACCTCTATATCGATCAAAAGATTGGGTCGAATGAGCAACAATCTGGAGGAACACCTTCAAGTTCTTATTAGTCTTTCGATGTGATAACAAGCAACCCCAATGCTCCTATCAGTAGATACTGCGACAAATTTACAAGAATAAGTAGTTACTCGAAGAATGAGGTGTATATTTAAAACTCATGCCGCTAATATGGTCTTTCAATTTTCCAATGTAAGCAGAGATGCAATATTCTCTGGTCCGGATTATGATAGAATAAAACATAACTCGTTAAATTGACCGAGATTCTTGTTACTGTgaaaataaatgtcatattgtCATTTGATGCAATCTTGCGGAATTGTAAAACTCTCATCAAGTAAAAAGCCAGATGGATGATATAAACCCCTCTAAAATGCCTAATTGGAGTACGAAATTGTAAAACTCTAGATTACCTTAATTATCGGCTTTTCAGTCATGATTATGGTGACCCAACCAACATACGGCAGGAACCTGCAAAAAAATCCGAAAAGAGTGACAAGGAAATTAGTCCCGAAAAAAATAACATCCTATAACATCAACAGAATAATGGGAGTTTTCTGGAATAATAGCCTAAAACATTATGTAAATACAGCACTACGCCACTAGAGCAACAATCTAACGAAGAAAAAGACAACCACAATACCACAGATCGCCATGGATATATAATTATAATAAGCATCCTCCAAACACAATCTCATTGGTTTTCATAATTGACACATTAATGCATTTACAGTCTCTATAACCAAGCATAAAGAACGGAAAAACAACTTACCCGACTGCTCTTCCCATAATATGCTCCCTTTTCAACCAATCTTGACCACGGGCATACAAAAGTCTGTCATCACCGTAGTTGTTGTCACCTGAAAAGTCAAACGAAAGAGAGGGCATTATAGACTTGGCATATACTCACACCCTTGAAGAAAGAAAATGGGACTGAACCCCAGAAACCTATAGAAAAGTTTTGATCAGCATAGTATATTACCTTTTGTAAGAACTTCAACTGCACCAGTATCTTGACGTTCATGAAcctaaagaaaaaaaattagcAGTGATTCATGACTGACGGAAACAGAATGGCTAAAGacatatactccgtattaaagtTCATCCACAGTTCTCGGAACACGAAAGAATGATAAATTTCAAACTGTAAGTGCATCAAATATTTACATCAACGCTGGTCATAAAAATTGATGAACCGATGTTTCACTATTCTTTACCGTTGGAATATGATAGGATAAAGTAGAAAGATTCACTACGTTGCAATTTTTGGCATGAAAAACACACATCACTAAACGGGTCAATGTGTGAATTTTTGCCTCCAACTTATAGGTTACTACGATCAATACATAGCTGTTTCTAAGGCAGGAAGTCTAGAACAGCCACCTTTTTGTATTATCGTATTAATTTGAAGTTAATAATTAAACTGACACAGTAATGACGACAAAGCAAATGGATGTAAAGTGCTAACTGTCTTACAAATATTAACCAGCCACTTAATAAGAGAACAGAGCAAGTAAAATACCGTGATAGCTCGATGGACAATAGGAATTTCACGACCCTGCCAAAATGAAAACAAGTTACTTAGATAGGTCACTAGTTAACAGAATCACAAGCTAGTACAGAAGTATACATGTCCATTCACAAGCTATAGTACAAAATAAGGTGTTCTTTCAGGAACATCTGATATTACAGAATGGGGCTAGCCCATAGCAAGGGCAACTCCAAGAATGCTAGAGCATAAAACCGATAACTGACAGAACAAAGAAACACCATACAAATAAAATAAACGGATAAACAGTGaatcttttttttaaaaataaaaaatgtcGTTTTGGGTCAGAACTagaaatatttgtcaaaatggtgtccacgtaagATCAAAAATCCCGAACCTAAGACGTATGATAGACAAGCAACTAACAATGGCGCGTTTGCAATTTACcgtattatttttttaaaaaaccaTCAAAGCAACAAACACGCCGTTAGGGATGGCGTGTATATATCAGAGGAAACGCCGTCAGGATTGGCGTGTTTCTTTGTGTTCTACTTCGTATAATGAATGGCGGTTGATATCCTCAATCATGTATACAAGCTCCATCAGGCTCCTCCGTTTCTGACAACAACCCAGACTACCGCACGCACCTCTCCTATCCATAACCATAACCATGCTAAACAGCAAACACAGCCAACACAATACCAATTTGCACTACCCCTCGACAACCCATCAGTGAAATCCACCAGACCACCAAATGTGATGGTTCGAAATTAGTAAAAGCGATGAGTTAAGTGATTGATTTGTAATCGAAATCGTATCTGGTGGTGCGTAAATGACAGAAAAAGCAGGGAAGGAGTGAAGCGAGCTATGGGCCAGGCCATGGTGGCTTTGAATTGCAGTGACAGTGTTAATTGATGATGTGGTGTAGATGCGTTGGAGGTTGGAATGGGGTAAGCATTATACTCACTGAACTAAAATGGGTCTTCTAATTGTTGTATCACAAAGTAGTTGTTCAATTGAATTATAGAAAGGCAAGAGAGATCCAATGATGGAAATAGGCGAGGTTAGAGTCACCGGACTTTGACGAGTGTAATACTGAGTTCAATATCGGGAATGGTGGTGGTCGGAGTTGGGACTTGGGGTTACGGTTTTGATGGTTGTTTTGTGTAGGTTTAAGGTGATGTCGCGAATGGTGGTGGTAGGGAGGGAGGTCATGGGATGTCTTGCCAGAGTATTGTGCCTCCCGTGGTGGGCCTTGGGTAAGGTGGTTGTTGGTGTGGCGGTGGTtggtggtggagtggtggtaagAATAACAGTTGAAGTGGAGGCTGGTAGTGGTAGGGTGGGCATGGTTGTGAGGTGAGAGGATGAAGGAAATGGGTTAGGTTTGGGATGTCCAAGTCTAGGTGGACACTAATAAACTAATTTGACAATCACTTTTGATCCCAAACCAAAATAACAATTTCTTTGtttttacacattattttaaaAAATGCTTCATAAACAGTCTAATGGAGATGTTTCTTGGGTCGACAATCCACAGTTCCACACAATGTACATGTTTGATTAGATGTAACCacaatttaatatatatatacatagatAGAGGGAGAGCGTTGACATGTAAGGAAAATTTATTGAATAAATGACTTGATGTAAAACGCTCATAGAGCAATCTACGCAAACACCACGACATTATTTAGATGACTAAAAGTCTAAAACCGTTGTTATCAAAATTGTCATATTGCTTACATACATAATAAGTAAACTTGATAACTAACATAATGATCAGTACTTGTTAAGCTCATTACATGCAAATCAAGCATGCTATAGAGGTCTTACATCAAATAAGTAGAAGATAACTCACATTGATATTGAAGACAACTATCTCCCCAGTTCGGATAGGGTCCTTGCGCATAGTTAAGAATAAGATATCTCCCTGACATGACAAATGACGCCATGTCACACACCAAAAACATAAAACTGAAGAAAGTCGTACAGAAGATGTATCATAAACTATTAGTAAGCGAAAATCAACTGACAGAACATGTGATATTTGAATTGTCTAGGTATTCATCTTTGAGGTTATTTACAGATGTAGAACACTATCCTATATTCCTATTTACCCTGCTTATAAAAATCACTAATGTCGGTTGAATAGCATATATTTCTCCGTCTACCACTGCACATTGAGATCATCGAGGGTAAGACCTGAGAATTTTGCTATGAGAAGGTGCTTAAATCAAAttataaaaaagaaaagaaagagtgaAAAAAATGAAGAAGCAAGCAATAAATCTTTTTCTTAAACCAGAGGAATCCGGAATACTTTACGATCACAAAGGTTTTAGTTCTGcccgataaaaaaaaaaaaaaaaaaaaaaaaaaaaaaaaaaaaactagcccACTTCCCCAACATGATCAACTATCAACATGGACAATTATTAAAGTAAAAACCTTGTAGTCAAAACGTCGAGGGATTATTATAGTAAAAGGCAAGACTCACCCTCTTGAACCCAGGTTCCATGCTGCCAGAAAGAACAACCACAACAGGAGATTCACTGCCAGTGAAGCACATCAAAGCCTTCCATATTATCAGAGCAGAGGTAACGATCATCCCTAAGAGAGTTTGCAAGAAAAGAATAATAAAACCACAATTTAGTAATCATTTCATTTTATTCCATCAAACTCTACATATATCCACCTATGGTTCAACATAATGCATCACA
The Silene latifolia isolate original U9 population chromosome 11, ASM4854445v1, whole genome shotgun sequence genome window above contains:
- the LOC141610849 gene encoding uncharacterized protein LOC141610849; this translates as MGWFSEQIDSIKSIQIRQLFTQAISLGMIVTSALIIWKALMCFTGSESPVVVVLSGSMEPGFKRGDILFLTMRKDPIRTGEIVVFNINGREIPIVHRAITVHERQDTGAVEVLTKGDNNYGDDRLLYARGQDWLKREHIMGRAVGFLPYVGWVTIIMTEKPIIKYLLIGALGLLVITSKD
- the LOC141610830 gene encoding putative phosphopantothenoylcysteine decarboxylase; the encoded protein is MAQAEPVNALQLEPVQTNTMPRRPRILLAASGSVAAIKFGNLCHCFSEWAEVKAVATKSALHFIDRVTIPEDVVLYTDEDEWSSWRKIGDNVLHIELRKWADIMVIAPLSANTLGKVAGGLCDNLLTCIVRAWDYDKPLFVAPAMNTMMWNNPFTEKHLMSIDELGITLIPPVTKRLACGDYGNGAMAEPSLIYKTIRLFLESHPLPPTSAV